aCAAAAAAGCCCTCTCTCTGTGGCTTATATAAAGTCCAGGTGGAGAAGGAACAGTGTAGCAAAGACTTCTGCACTTGGGACTTCATATTTATTTGAGGAGTGAATGATCCCCCAAAGCCAGTGACCAGGAAAGATGTCCACTAGGCAGCAAGATGCAGCGTTCCATCTGCGGTTCAGAGAGAGTATGTGCTCCACCTCCATACAGTGGTCCCCCAGGTCCCTGGCCAAGCAAACAGAAACTTCAACTTGACTTAAATCGTCTCCGTACccatatttttattctctttaaaacAGCGAGGGGGCTAaaaatggctcagcggttcagagcactggctgctcttccgggaGGACACGGGTTAAATCCCAGCGttcacatggcggctcacaactgtctgcaactccagtcctaCGGGATCTGACagtcacaaagacacacatggagaaagaacaccaatgtaaataaaaattgttaaaaaattaaaaacaaaacaaaaaagaaaaaagaagaaaactagtAAATGGGCTTAAGGGCAGACTTAGAGGCACAGGACAGTGGTTGTTGAGGAAACGGCCAAGCAGGTTCGAGTGTCCTGGGCCAGCATCCTGCGTGGCTGCAGCATCTAGACTCTAAAAGAGACTCCCTGAATGCCAGCGCGCCTGAGAAAGCATCAGGGCTGGGGGTGTACCTTGGCAGCAGAGCCCTTGCCTAAGCACCCACAACACATTCCCCAGCACCTCAAAATAAAAGCACCCAGAAGCTGGGCCTAGTAGTTCATGCTTTTCagtccagccctcaggaggcagagatgggtgggCCTCTGTGGGTTTAAGGATCACAGGATCTACATAACGCtgcccaggccagccagggagctAACTCCTCCTCGGGGAAAGCACACACCTTTGTAGCTGCCTCCTGCCGCCTCGACGCAATTAAATTTATTCAGGAGGaggcacgcgcgcacacacgtgGGGGTCAGTGGACAACTTTCCAGGACTTCCGTTATGCTAGTCCCTGAGGTCCAGCTCAGATCTTCAGGCCTGACAGCAAGCTCCCTTCCCCACCGTCTCACCTgagcccccaacccccacccccaccccatttatCGTTTTAGCAACTATTCCAACCTCTTCCTAGGGAGCTTTCCAAACTTGTAGTCTGATAACGGTTACATGAGTTGTTTCAAAGTAAGGTTTTTTAGAAGGCGTTGCCGGAGTTACCCTTTTGGGTCTGTGGTTGATCCAAAGGGCCAGCAGCGTAGGAGTGGAGGCCCGCAAACTCAAAGAGGAGGGACCCCAAGCTCCACTCACCCTGATCCGACCCACGCGCATGTGACCATCTGACCTGGGCTGGGCCGGGTCTTTCCAGAACCGCGGTAATAATAGTAAGCGAAACCACCCCCAGCATTCGAGCGGTGGGTGACGAATGGGCGCACAGGTTTGGGCTCAGCGGGGATTAGGCTCCATCCCCGCGTGAGTCATGCCTGCGTGCGTCCGCCTCTCTAAGCCTCAGCCCCTTCCTCCGCCTGACGCCGGCCCACGACTCCCGCCCCCGCGCGGCGGGGACCCGGGTGATTGCAAACAGCCTCCGGCCTCATTAGGAGACGTGTAATTAGCGGCTGGCGGAGCCGAGGGCGGGGGCTAATTACCACCGGGAGAGGCTGCGCTGCCGCCGGCCCACCGGGAGGCGTCTGGCCCAGATCAGGGTGCTTCCTCCGGGTGACAGCCACTGGCCGCCGTTTGTTTACTAGGCACTCACCGCGCCGGCCCGTGCCAAGGCAATCCCACCTACACCTGCATCCTAATAACTCCTAATAATCGGAACTAGAAGGGGAAGCTGAGCTCTAGAGACGTGGCGTCGTCCCTGACAGCACCGGGCCAGAGTACGAAGACTGGGGATCCGAACCCACCCCTGTGGGCAGTGAGCATCAGAGTGGACCCCAGCTGGGACTCTGGAGACGAATGCTTTCAAGGTTAAATTCTGGGCCTGTCCCGAATTAGGTACGTGACTCCCTCCAGCCTGGGCCTGGACCGCATCTATAAAATGGGCGCAGGGTTAGGATCCAGAGGCTGATGCTATTTTTAGGGAGGCGGGAGCGTGGCGAGCTCCGACACACCGTGGGCCTCTGGCACCCCCTACCGGCCTAGGAGGACGCTGGTGGTGGGTAATGTTTGCAGCTTGATTGCAATAGTGAATACAGCCCGCGAAGGGAGATCTGTGGTCCCTTAATGCAGTGGGCTAGAAGAAGACTGAGAACTCATCTCCGATCTTGCAAATAGTCGGCTGTGAAATAAGCCTTGCTTTATGTTACCACACCTGACCAGGTGATGCCATGACAGCTGGACAAACAACGGAGGTTATAAAGAGGTGAGCGCATTGGCTGCCAAGTGTGACCTGGTACCGGAGTTCGATCCCCGGATCCAcatagcagaaggagagaaccaacggcccaaagttgtcctctgatctccaccttCCAGCCGTGGCAAGTACACACCCTCACATTtctacaacaaataaataaatctaattttaaaaaaatgaccctTCTCCATACAAAGCCAGGCACCAAGAAACCTAGGATAACAAGAAAATCTGTAGACATCCCAGGTAGACATGTAGATGGGCATGAGGTCCATCAAGGGAATGCTGACCGCCTTAGTGGTTGGTGCATTTAAACAACGCAATACAGAGCTCACGAGGAATGTCTGTAGCAGCACCGGCGACAGGAAAATGTCCTGAAGCAGCAGACTTGCAGGCATGTTGCATGGCGCAGGTATGCTGTAAAATATTATGTCCAGGCCAAGGCCTGGCAAAACCTATCTCTACAGAAATGGGAATGATGGCTCCTCACTGAAGACTTTGACAAGGGCCTGGGAATTTAGGGGAGCACTGAATCTTATCTAACTATCTTAATATTGCGCTGGTCACACAAATCCATCCCACTCAGTCTCACCATTAAGAATATGCACTTAATGTACAAGATAAATGAAGTGTACCAGGTAGAGTAGCACAGGCCTGTAGTCCCAatccttgggaggctgaggcaggattgcttCGGGCTCCATGCCAGCCTGAGgtagagtgagatcctgtttgaaaaaaaaaaaaaaatgctgggtagtggtggcgtacgcctttaatcccaagcacttgggaagcagaggcaggcagatctccaggctagcctggtctacagagctagtcctaggacagccagggttacagaaagaaaccctgtatcaaaaacccaataacaacagtaataattacttattatttattaatcacACAGAGATATTCAAGCGAAGGGGTTAGAAAAATGCATTAAGAAACATAacccttgccgggcggtggtggcgcacgcctttaatcccagcacttgggaggcagaggcaggagaatttctgagttccgaggccagcctggtctacagagtgaattccaggacagccagggctacacagagaaaccctagctcgaaaaaccaaaaaaaaaaaaaaaaaaaaaaaaaaaaattcccgcGACACTCTCGGACTTTAAGTgcagggctggcctcaaacgttCCCGTGTGGACCCAGTGCACTCGGAACTTGAACACAAAATCCCCAACGCCTGCTCGAGGCGGACGCATGCGCTCTTACGCTGGCCGCGGGAGGCGGAGCGTGGAGATTGACAGGGCACTCTGCCTGCCGGAGCCTAGTCCCGCCTCCCTCCGGCATCCGGCGCGGAGGCCATGGTGCGGTTCAAGCACAGGTAAGCAGCCCCGTCCCCGCGCCGTCCCCGCGTGCCGGGCCGCGCTCACCCCGCTGTCCGCCGCAGGTACCTTCTGTGTGAGCTGGTGTCCGAGGACACGCGCTGCCGCCTGAGCCTGGACGACCGCGTGCTGGGCGGGCTCGTCCGCGACACGATCGCCCGGGTGCACGGGGCCTTCGGCGCCGCCGCCTGCTCCGTGGGCTTTGCAGGTACGAGGGCACCGCAGATGGGGTGCGGGGCGCGCTTTGCGGGGAGGCCTGGCTCGTGTGCCGCGTTTTGTACGATAGTGGAGAGGGTTCTCGAAAAGCCGGAATGCGGCGAGTCCAAAACCGAGCAAATGTGCCGATCGCGCAATGCGACAAGGCAAAATGTTCAATACCCAGCCCCGGGTGTGTGTGCCGGGGAGATTCTGCTTACTGCCGGTATTAGTGGAGGATGGGTGTTGAATTTACTAGGCTAAATGAAGGTAGCCATGTAGAAATCTTCGTAAGAGCTATGATTTGACGGGTCACGTTAGCAcgttttaaaatgtcaaaattataAACCGCCTCTGACGGCAGACTACATAGTAATTCTCACTGGAAACGCGGGATGAAAGCCTTGTTTTTCTCCGAATGTCACTTTTTAGCTTAGCTCCTATTATGCAGAATCAAACATACATAAAACCACAAAGCTTTCTTGCTGTGTTGTTATGACAGGTGTTTCCCAGGCAAGGGCTCTTTTTTCCCCTGCAGCGTTAATAGTGGTGGCGCTGCTCTCTCTCCAGTCATTGACCTAAGTGGTGAGCGACTACTTGACAGTGGAAGGTTTCCCCTAACATTTCAAGCTGGGCACTGTGGCCCATGCTTTTATCTTATCATCCCCAGGGAGCAGAGggcaggttccaggccagccaggatgcCATAACTGGACTGTCTAGAAGTAGACAAAACACCACTTTCAAGGGTGTTAAGTGGAGCTGGACAGAGGTCTgagcggttaagagcacctgctgccgATCCTTCCTTCGAGAAGAGATCGACCCAGGATTTCTATCTGAAATGgcccacaactccagttccagtacACCAGGCACTCGTGTGCCGTTTGCCTATGatggggtttttctgtgtatttttttttaaccctgtgAATGGggcttttccctttcctccttagTTCGATACCTCAACGCCTACACTGGAGTAGTGCTTCTTCGATGCCGAAAGGACTTCTACCAGCTCGTGTGGTCAGCTCTTCCTTTCATCACGTATTTGGAGAACAAAGGACACCGCTATCCATGCTTCTTCAACACATTACATGTGGGAGGTACGAGTGGTGTGTTTGGTGTGTTTGTCATGGAGTAACAGGTTCAGAGCAGTTGCCAGGTGGGTGGGTCTTCCTGCTATCCACTGAGAACAAGATGTTCCTCCCACCACCCGCCTCCCAGAAGGGAGTAACTGTTTGGCAGGCAAGCTGTTGTCCACAAAAGCTCTTCCACGTGCCAGGTACCATTAGAACCTGTCAGAAGTTCCTGATCCGGTACAACAGGAGACAGCTGTTGGTCTTGTTGCAGAACTGCACTGATGAAGGTAAGCAATGCCGGGCCAGTGTAAGCCAAGACCGAGGCTCGGCCGGTGAGAGGATGCCCAAGGCCGTCTTCCTTTCCTGTAGGGGAACGGGAAGCCATCAAGAAGTCTGTCTCCAGAAGCTGTCTGCTGGACAGAGAGTCGGTCGAAGAGCTTTCCGACAGTGCCGGGGAAGAGGTTATGGAAGCCATGGAGTGACTGTTTCCAGCCGCCCACGTGTGGAACAGGCCATCCCTGGCGGTGACAGCAGCACCCACAGTTCTCCAGTGGAGTGAGGGCTGGCTACCCTGCTTTCCATCCATGGTGAAGGCTCTGTGCAGGCCTTTTGCGTGTAAGTGCTTAGCTTGTGGAATAAACAAACATTCAACAGTTGACAGAGGGCCAGGTCTCTGTCCTCTATAGCACTTGCCTTGACTGTGCCCCGTGTGGTACTGGGTGAGTTTTGACTATTCCTAGACCCTTAGCATAAGAACTCAtgtagagccgggcagtggtggctcacgcctttaatcccagcacttgggaggcagaaacaggtggatttctgagttccaggccagcctggtctacagagtgagttccaggacagccagggctacacagagaaaccctgtctcaaaaaaccaaaaaaaaaaaaaaaaaaaagatctggctTGCTGGCACACCTCTTTAACCCCAACGCCAGGGAGGCAGTCTGGTCTAACAGCCAGGATTCCACAGAGAAAGTGTTGGGGGGTGAGGTGGGCTCAAGTAAATAATCACCAAGTACACTTAAATAATCTAGGATCAGTTCAGCACCGTCCAAGGACTGAGAATAGCAGGGCCCCCAGTTTACCATGGCTCTCTTATTTACATGATTCAGCTGGCTCCAGGGAGGCATGAATGCAGTCCTGGTCTTGGGAGGGAGGCGTGCTCCCACTGTCTAAATACTTTGGTCCCCAGTTGGAAGGACTGGGAGGCACAGCCTTGTTGAAGGAGACatgttactttgtgtgtgtggggtggagaGGCTTTGCCCATCCCATTCCCGTTAGCACGCTCTGTCTCCTGCTTGTGGGTCAGTGCAAGCCGCCAGCTATGTCTCGAGCTCCaggcctgcctgtctgctgtcaAGCTGCACATGATGGCTGCAGATTCACTCTAGGCCTCCTTGAAACCACTGGCACTTAAAACAAGCTGGCTCtaggagagacggctcagagacTGAGCACTGGCTGAGGATGTGGGTTCAGCTTACAGCTCCCACATGGAGACTCCAGTTgtaggatagacagacagacagacaggcaggcaggcagatagataccCATAGACCTTTCAGAAGCCTTTAAAAAAACCTGTTGGGGGGGGGTAggatagacaggcaggcagacagacagatacccATAGACCTTTCAGAAGCCTTtaaaaaacctgtgtgtgtgtgggggggggggggtgtgcatgGCTGTCAAAAGGCCAGACCTCTCTTGGTAAGAAGAACCGACAGGCACAACCTCCCCTCACGTACCCGAGTGCCTGGCCTAGCACAGGCGCTTACCAGGAGAAACACTGCAACAGAGCACTGGTCTGGGCTGTTCCAAAGAACACAGAAGGTATCACTCAAGCTCACTTTGGGTTGAAAAAGTTAACATCTCAATCAAAAGGGCTAACCTCCAAATGAACTAAGCTTGTCAGCTTGTCATGTGAGTGTCAATACTTTATTTTGGTGTAAAGAGGGGAAGCTGGAAAATACactgtatttaaaattttcttggtTCCCCCTCACTTTGTGGAAagcccctccccccgccccaagCTAATCAATCTGTTCAAActcaaatacttaaaaattacagcagcaaaacaaaagcacagaGAAGAAACCCGATGGAGAAGGCGCCTGGGCAGGTAGTGTCACTTGGTGTGGACGACCGAGGTGCTGAACAgcagcttctgcttctgcctcttcctcttcttcccgcctctgtcttctgaggggAGACAGCGAGAGTGCGCTAAGCTTACCCCGACAACCATGACCCTGACAAGAGTGGGCACTGAGGTgaacaggctagagagatggcccagtggttaagagcacttgttcttacacTCGAGGAAATCCCTTCTGAGCTCTGACAGCATCAACACGCACATggtacacactcatacacgcaggcaaaacactcgtacGCAGAATAAAGTAAAGGAGTTCTCAGAATCCCACTTCTGGACCTTAAAAATTAACCTGGGGTGAAAAGTAAGTCCCATCTGACAGTTACTACCTGCCACCAACCCAGGCAGGAACAGCAGCGCAGGTGGCTAAGCCCGAGCTCTGAGCTGAGAGTTCCCTGCCCTTACCAGAGAGGGGGTCTGAAGTAGCTGGTGTGTCCAATTTCATGAAGGCTGCTTCGATAGCTTGGCTGAAGGAATTTTGGAAACTGGGCACAGGAACACGGTCAGAATTATCACTCTCCCCATCGCTGTCCACAGGGGCAGGAGGAACCAGGCTGTTGTCATCTAGAAAACGGGAGTGTTTCGATTGTAGGGAGCTCATTGACAGGGTGTCCAGACCCGCCCTCTGCTGCCCGATCTCACCTTTCTTTGGAGCACTTCTGGACCACCCGTCTGCTTTTGCTTTGCCAACCCTCAGCATCTGCCAAGTGGGACAGAAGGAAGAATGTCTACGTCTGACCAAATGTAAGTCACAGCCCTTCACAGGACAGTCAGCCTCTGTACAGTCTGTCATGTCTGCACCCTGACTGATGGCAGCAGTGCACCCAGGATGTCACACTTTGGGAAGCTGTGAGGAAGGACACTGAGGGCAGTGGGAGGTCCTCAGTCAGGAGTGAGTTAGAACACTTGCTCTGATGGCCCTCCCTGCCCTTCATGAGGCACCTAAGTACATCAACCAATAACCACAAaatttgggaggctaaggcagcaGGAGGATTACCTACAATTCAAAACCAGTCAGGACAATATGAGTTTTAGGATAATATGGGGCatagagaccttatctcaaaacataaaaaataattaaagacaaAATGTAGAATAAGCATATACAGTGCCttccagggttttgtttttgtttgactgactgatttttttttaaccctctggggtggggggactagagctctctgtatagctctggctgtccaggaactcactctgtagaacagactggcctcaaactcccagaaatctgcctggttctacctcctaagtgttgggattaaaggtgtttgctaccaCAGGCAACATACCTTCCAGTTTAAAAAAGCTATGTGTATCCCGAGCCTCCTGCTCTGAGAAGACCTACCGTGCTTTTTGCACCCACCTCCCCCTCAGGTATTGCCTTTCAGGTGCAGCCATAAGCCATGGCCCAGTTGTTTTCTGTACATATGGTAAATCAGAATAATCCCTCTGCCCTTAGAGAACTGCCTTCATTTCACATGATCAAAGCAAGTTCTACTGTACGTTTCATCTGCTAGATATGCCACACAACTCAACTCCTATCAGGACTTGTTCTCCTGTTTTTGTGGCCTGGGTAGGTAGGCATGGGCAACCACACTAAACAAAGTACATAtgacctccccaccccactcagCACAGAATTCAAGCAAGCCTGCCTGACCCTGATGCCTGTGTCCCAAAGTGAGACACATTGTTCAAGATCAACTGTATGTATCCTGGCTAGGCTTGAACTTCTCACCCTCCAGATGTCAGGCCTACACTTAGATCACCTTTATCATCTTTCACTCTGGTCGTCTTCCTAgagtttcattattttaaaatctgagtgGTATGAcatggtgctgggattcaaattcATCACCAATATTTATTCTCCAAGAAATATTTTAGGTGTATAATCTGAAACTAGTCATGAGGAGACTTCAAGGTCCTAGAACCAGTTGAAATTAACAGAtacaccgggtggtggtggtggcacacgcctttaatcccagcacttgggaggcagaggcaggcggatttctgagttcgaggccagcctggtctacaaagtgagttccaggacagccgggcctacacagagaaaccctgtctcgaaaaaacgaaacaaaaagaaattaacagATACAGCCCTTACCTAGAACACTGTCTATTTTAtaaaaaacttaattttaaataattaaaacttgAATTTTCAACTACTTCCATGAGCTCTGCTCAAGACACTCTCTCAGCACCGTGCATGCATATAATGCAGCTAGCCCTGGCTGcctgccctctccctctcctgcagGTACCCAGCTCTCACGCAGAGGCTGACTCTCTGTCCTGCACTAGGTTGAGAGGCACCAATCCCTGGAAGAGGGTCCCAGACAAGCAGCAGGGCTCATATGAGCTGCTTCTCAAGTGAAAGATTTACCTgggcaaaagaaaggaaaggagagtcTTCTTCCAGACTCCCAACGCAGAAGGAGGGACTGCCCTGACTGGCAGTGGGTGACAGAGGGGTCAGCAGAAAGTCTGGAAGGAAATCAGAGACCTGGTTACATGAGTCAGGTTCTAAAAAATCAAGTATCCTTTTACTGAGAAATAACCACGAGAGGCAGGCAAGCTGGCACCTGCCTGTGACCACTCTGggacagtgagttccagaccagcctggctttGTGAATgagcctttgcctctgagagggagggagaagagatgggAAGGTGAACGGAAGGAGTCAGGTCTGGATGACTGCTATAACTTCCCCGTAAGAGAAAACGCACACCTAGGTTCAAATGTGACTCTTGCCACGCTCTTATACGAGGGCACGAGGCACCGCTGACACAGGGAACACAGAGGAGGCTTCTCAAAGCTCCTCTAACACTGGTGTGCAGCACAACCAGACAGCCCTTTCCTTAGGAAATGCTACACCTCCCACAAAGGCTGGCTCTCAAGGTAGGGTGGCTCACGActgtaatcttagtacttgggaggctgaggcaggtacaCCAGTGAGTTCGCAGTCAGTCGGACTGATATAGCAAAactgtctaaaaaataaaaacaaaaaggctaACTAGCTCTCAAAGACAAGATGTTTGATATGGACTGGTTTTATGTGGATGGACAACTTCAAAAGAAACATCCAGAGTTATGGCCACTCTGCCCCAGAGTCAGGACGGAAGACATACACCAAGTCAGTCTTTGAGAGTCCTGGGCAGCAGTCCATCCTTTCTCA
This portion of the Arvicanthis niloticus isolate mArvNil1 chromosome 24, mArvNil1.pat.X, whole genome shotgun sequence genome encodes:
- the Pop5 gene encoding ribonuclease P/MRP protein subunit POP5 isoform X2 is translated as MRSYAGRGRRSVEIDRALCLPEPSPASLRHPARRPWCGSSTVRYLNAYTGVVLLRCRKDFYQLVWSALPFITYLENKGHRYPCFFNTLHVGGTIRTCQKFLIRYNRRQLLVLLQNCTDEGEREAIKKSVSRSCLLDRESVEELSDSAGEEVMEAME
- the Pop5 gene encoding ribonuclease P/MRP protein subunit POP5 isoform X1, whose translation is MVRFKHRYLLCELVSEDTRCRLSLDDRVLGGLVRDTIARVHGAFGAAACSVGFAVRYLNAYTGVVLLRCRKDFYQLVWSALPFITYLENKGHRYPCFFNTLHVGGTIRTCQKFLIRYNRRQLLVLLQNCTDEGEREAIKKSVSRSCLLDRESVEELSDSAGEEVMEAME